The DNA window AACCCATGCTGGAACCCCCAAATGAAGGCTCTGGTCGTAGTGGTAACAAGCAGATGAGGTAATGAGAGCGTGGGGTGAGCTGGGTAAGGAGGTACTGCCGCCGTTCTCCAGGAACCAGAGTCTCTGTTATGGAACCAAGAGCTGCACTGCTACCCAACCTCAGCCACGACAGGCGGAAGGAGGGTGCTGGCTGTGGGCATAACCAACTTACCAGTACACTGTCTGAAGAGAGCGGTTTTACAGCCAGCTCCAGGGCATCTCCAGAGACCTGCCCCCCTTCACCGGGAGGCAGAGGCATAATAAGGCCAGGTCGCTTGGCTCGCAGGGTGAAGAGGGAACCTTGTGTGGGAATCAGCAGAGAGGTAGTGGTGGTGCTACCATGGGGGACTGAAGCCACTGCATGCCCCCTTCCAACAccaccttcatctcctccatctttctctgctGGATTTACCCCGATTCCAGGATTTGCACCAGCAACAGGGACTTCACACTGCTCCATCAGGGAGGATAGGTCTCGGAGGGTCTGGCCCCTTACAGACTCAGGACCCTGACAGGTCAGACCCCTGACAGTTACTGCTGCCCCCCGGCCATGCAGCCACACATGGAGCCAGCGAAGACTGCATCCACAGTACCAGGGATTTcctcgtagtagtagtagctcCAGGCTTTCTGTGTCCCTCAGAAGTCCTCGAGGGAGACTGGTCAGATTGTTTCCTGACAGGTCCAGCTTCTGTAAATGCCGCATCCCATCTAGTGCTCCCCTTGGTATGTGAGTCATTCCGTTGTCTTGCAAATGGAGTCGGACAAGGTGAGCTGAAGGTAAATTAACTGGCGGAGACTGAAGAGCATTCCTCACCAGAGACAGCTCAGTGAGGTTTGAGAGACGGGAAAAGGTGTCATCAGCAATGCGCGTGTTGGCCAACAGGTTGCCATCCAATACCAAGCGCCTCAGGGAGGAGAGCCCACGGAAGGCATGTGTTGGAATAGTGCTAATTCTGTTATCATCCAATCGCAGCTCTTCCAGGGATGCCGGCAATCCTGCAGGGATGCTTGACAGGTGGTTCCGAGACAGAAAAAGCAGCCTAAGCCGTGGGGTCCCAGAAAATGCTCGCTCCTGGATGCTAACTGTGGATATAGAGTTATCATCCAGGTGTAAACGTTCTAGTAATGGTAACTTTGCCAGAGCAGATCTCGGTAACGTTCTTATGTTATTATCCTGTAAGTGCAGCTCCCGTAAGGAAGGCGGGATATGTATTGGGAATTCATCTAGTTGGTTGGCGTACAGGTATATCACTCGTATGGAGTTGCTGCGTTCCAGTGAGGGTGGCAGCCCAGAATTGCGTAAACGGTTGCTCTGCAAGTAGAGGATGGCAGCCATCAATGGTAGTGGCGGTATTATGCTGAGGCCACGGTCGTTGCAGTAGACGAAACCCTCGTCACAGCGGCACACCGAGGGGCAAACTATGCCCTCGCCTCCCTCATCTGTCTCCATGGCAATGGCTGCTGCCGCCAGTTCCAGCACCTCCGCCAATAAGGTGAGGcacaggaggagcagaaagagcCAATCGCGGAGCTCAGCAAGACTCTCGGCTGCCATGTTGGTGCACAGCTCCTAACTGAAAAAGAGTAAAAGGAAAATTGAATTAAAACAAGTTCAAAGACT is part of the Brachionichthys hirsutus isolate HB-005 unplaced genomic scaffold, CSIRO-AGI_Bhir_v1 contig_1471, whole genome shotgun sequence genome and encodes:
- the LOC137916829 gene encoding leucine-rich repeat transmembrane protein FLRT1-like; the encoded protein is MAAESLAELRDWLFLLLLCLTLLAEVLELAAAAIAMETDEGGEGIVCPSVCRCDEGFVYCNDRGLSIIPPLPLMAAILYLQSNRLRNSGLPPSLERSNSIRVIYLYANQLDEFPIHIPPSLRELHLQDNNIRTLPRSALAKLPLLERLHLDDNSISTVSIQERAFSGTPRLRLLFLSRNHLSSIPAGLPASLEELRLDDNRISTIPTHAFRGLSSLRRLVLDGNLLANTRIADDTFSRLSNLTELSLVRNALQSPPVNLPSAHLVRLHLQDNGMTHIPRGALDGMRHLQKLDLSGNNLTSLPRGLLRDTESLELLLLRGNPWYCGCSLRWLHVWLHGRGAAVTVRGLTCQGPESVRGQTLRDLSSLMEQCEVPVAGANPGIGVNPAEKDGGDEGGVGRGHAVASVPHGSTTTTSLLIPTQGSLFTLRAKRPGLIMPLPPGEGGQVSGDALELAVKPLSSDSVLVSWLCPQPAPSFRLSWLRLGSSAALGSITETLVPGERRQYLLTQLTPRSHYLICLLPLRPEPSFGGSSMGSSQAGSVDKNSKDSAPACAQIETGEALVNSGEEGSDKEGQDSELTALPLAGIIGGATALVSLLLIFGIFCWYGQRAGYITGDSGSYGRGRGGKHYDDYVESGTKKDTSILEIRAPAAGFQMTAMANPPLQPKLEDVTYIHTIFPSSSSQANGTYRSSQGAGSLNGTILSQSSHHRATYGTNRGYREGGIPDIDYAYT